A genomic window from Salvia hispanica cultivar TCC Black 2014 chromosome 5, UniMelb_Shisp_WGS_1.0, whole genome shotgun sequence includes:
- the LOC125189067 gene encoding uncharacterized protein LOC125189067 isoform X1: MDLGLMASHSCPPGMGAVFNPEHPSTRLPKELHRFLQYRSPNQDLVNSKSFNLCLQQKDELKFSGGLLDCNDLVLKNSVSSTVIDVQDVHLESLLLGFGIAEQCTRHEKILELLASGSIKVENGLLELSMLYDMMGPRNLITDSAQQPLTSCGERCICAAESLVYPARELYMNEPKLNIVGDRSSCREHMLQHMGDDMTHMVPIISDLHFSKNTVTSRRRAMLVPYFEWRRRGRSNMDPSKLATEKVEPLNSHVKEKVKTSQKRKASPKTMKERDIPSNSYLYACESLLSIIVNRKQQGRNAIASLKKSGPQLNDLLTGFSASIAGTGVAVVLGVVCRVLCNQVPFCASKLLSTGFGLGLVWLSSAVNRLKNTVISISKSSGKLGAHEEEMMDQLDRNLKDVWFRVAAVMTVAVLQLA, translated from the exons ATGGATTTGGGCTTGATGGCTTCACACAGTTGCCCTCCTGGAATGGGGGCTGTTTTCAATCCTGAACATCCTTCCACCAGGCTGCCAAAG GAGTTGCACCGTTTTCTCCAATATCGCAGTCCAAATCAAGATCTTGTAAATTCTAAGTCCTTCAATTTATGCCTGCAGCAGAAGGATGAATTGAAATTCTCAGGTGGACTATTAGACTGTAACGACTTAGTTTTGAAAAACTCTGTAAGCTCAACAGTCATTGATGTTCAAG ATGTTCATCTAGAGTCACTACTATTGGGCTTCGGAATTGCTGAACAATGCACAAGACATGAGAAAATATTGGAGTTACTTGCATCGGGGTCAATTAAAGTAGAGAATGGTTTACTAGAGCTGTCTATGCTCTATGATATGATGGGGCCTCGAAACCTTATAACTGATTCAGCTCAGCAACCATTGACATCTTGTGGCGAACGGTGTATTTGTGCTGCCGAGTCTCTTGTTTACCCAGCAAGAGAACTATACATGAATGAACCAAAATTGAATATAGTTGGAGACAGGAGCAGTTGTAGAGAGCATATGTTGCAGCATATGGGAGATGATATGACTCATATGGTTCCTATCATTTCTGACCTTCATTTCTCGAAGAACACAGTTACGTCCAGACGAAGAGCAATGCTAGTCCCTTATTTTGAATG GCGGAGAAGAGGGCGTTCTAATATGGATCCATCAAAGCTTGCAACAGAGAAAGTTGAACCTCTCAATAG TCATGTAAAAGAGAAGGTGAAGACCTCACAGAAGAGGAAGGCCAGTCCCAAAACGATGAAGGAGAGAGACATCCCATCCAACAGCTACCTTTACGCGTGTGAAAGTCTGCTCTCCATAATTGTCAACAGGAAGCAGCAGGGCAGGAATGCAATCGCCTCGTTGAAGAAATCTGGTCCTCAGCTCAATGATCTTCTGACCGGTTTTTCTGCCAGCATTGCTGGAACTGGTGTTGCTGTTGTCCTAGGAGTTGTCTGCAGAGTTTTGTGCAACCAGGTGCCATTCTGCGCATCAAAACTTTTGAGCACCGGATTCGGTTTAGGGCTAGTTTGGCTTTCTTCAGCTGtgaatagattgaagaacacgGTTATCTCTATCAGCAAATCTTCTGGGAAGTTGGGTGCTCACGAAGAGGAAATGATGGACCAATTGGATAGAAATTTGAAGGATGTTTGGTTCCGAGTAGCAGCAGTGATGACGGTTGCAGTGCTGCAGTTGGCTTGA
- the LOC125189067 gene encoding uncharacterized protein LOC125189067 isoform X2 has translation MDLGLMASHSCPPGMGAVFNPEHPSTRLPKELHRFLQYRSPNQDLVNSKSFNLCLQQKDELKFSDVHLESLLLGFGIAEQCTRHEKILELLASGSIKVENGLLELSMLYDMMGPRNLITDSAQQPLTSCGERCICAAESLVYPARELYMNEPKLNIVGDRSSCREHMLQHMGDDMTHMVPIISDLHFSKNTVTSRRRAMLVPYFEWRRRGRSNMDPSKLATEKVEPLNSHVKEKVKTSQKRKASPKTMKERDIPSNSYLYACESLLSIIVNRKQQGRNAIASLKKSGPQLNDLLTGFSASIAGTGVAVVLGVVCRVLCNQVPFCASKLLSTGFGLGLVWLSSAVNRLKNTVISISKSSGKLGAHEEEMMDQLDRNLKDVWFRVAAVMTVAVLQLA, from the exons ATGGATTTGGGCTTGATGGCTTCACACAGTTGCCCTCCTGGAATGGGGGCTGTTTTCAATCCTGAACATCCTTCCACCAGGCTGCCAAAG GAGTTGCACCGTTTTCTCCAATATCGCAGTCCAAATCAAGATCTTGTAAATTCTAAGTCCTTCAATTTATGCCTGCAGCAGAAGGATGAATTGAAATTCTCAG ATGTTCATCTAGAGTCACTACTATTGGGCTTCGGAATTGCTGAACAATGCACAAGACATGAGAAAATATTGGAGTTACTTGCATCGGGGTCAATTAAAGTAGAGAATGGTTTACTAGAGCTGTCTATGCTCTATGATATGATGGGGCCTCGAAACCTTATAACTGATTCAGCTCAGCAACCATTGACATCTTGTGGCGAACGGTGTATTTGTGCTGCCGAGTCTCTTGTTTACCCAGCAAGAGAACTATACATGAATGAACCAAAATTGAATATAGTTGGAGACAGGAGCAGTTGTAGAGAGCATATGTTGCAGCATATGGGAGATGATATGACTCATATGGTTCCTATCATTTCTGACCTTCATTTCTCGAAGAACACAGTTACGTCCAGACGAAGAGCAATGCTAGTCCCTTATTTTGAATG GCGGAGAAGAGGGCGTTCTAATATGGATCCATCAAAGCTTGCAACAGAGAAAGTTGAACCTCTCAATAG TCATGTAAAAGAGAAGGTGAAGACCTCACAGAAGAGGAAGGCCAGTCCCAAAACGATGAAGGAGAGAGACATCCCATCCAACAGCTACCTTTACGCGTGTGAAAGTCTGCTCTCCATAATTGTCAACAGGAAGCAGCAGGGCAGGAATGCAATCGCCTCGTTGAAGAAATCTGGTCCTCAGCTCAATGATCTTCTGACCGGTTTTTCTGCCAGCATTGCTGGAACTGGTGTTGCTGTTGTCCTAGGAGTTGTCTGCAGAGTTTTGTGCAACCAGGTGCCATTCTGCGCATCAAAACTTTTGAGCACCGGATTCGGTTTAGGGCTAGTTTGGCTTTCTTCAGCTGtgaatagattgaagaacacgGTTATCTCTATCAGCAAATCTTCTGGGAAGTTGGGTGCTCACGAAGAGGAAATGATGGACCAATTGGATAGAAATTTGAAGGATGTTTGGTTCCGAGTAGCAGCAGTGATGACGGTTGCAGTGCTGCAGTTGGCTTGA
- the LOC125189067 gene encoding uncharacterized protein LOC125189067 isoform X3, with the protein MFKADVHLESLLLGFGIAEQCTRHEKILELLASGSIKVENGLLELSMLYDMMGPRNLITDSAQQPLTSCGERCICAAESLVYPARELYMNEPKLNIVGDRSSCREHMLQHMGDDMTHMVPIISDLHFSKNTVTSRRRAMLVPYFEWRRRGRSNMDPSKLATEKVEPLNSHVKEKVKTSQKRKASPKTMKERDIPSNSYLYACESLLSIIVNRKQQGRNAIASLKKSGPQLNDLLTGFSASIAGTGVAVVLGVVCRVLCNQVPFCASKLLSTGFGLGLVWLSSAVNRLKNTVISISKSSGKLGAHEEEMMDQLDRNLKDVWFRVAAVMTVAVLQLA; encoded by the exons ATGTTCAAG GCAGATGTTCATCTAGAGTCACTACTATTGGGCTTCGGAATTGCTGAACAATGCACAAGACATGAGAAAATATTGGAGTTACTTGCATCGGGGTCAATTAAAGTAGAGAATGGTTTACTAGAGCTGTCTATGCTCTATGATATGATGGGGCCTCGAAACCTTATAACTGATTCAGCTCAGCAACCATTGACATCTTGTGGCGAACGGTGTATTTGTGCTGCCGAGTCTCTTGTTTACCCAGCAAGAGAACTATACATGAATGAACCAAAATTGAATATAGTTGGAGACAGGAGCAGTTGTAGAGAGCATATGTTGCAGCATATGGGAGATGATATGACTCATATGGTTCCTATCATTTCTGACCTTCATTTCTCGAAGAACACAGTTACGTCCAGACGAAGAGCAATGCTAGTCCCTTATTTTGAATG GCGGAGAAGAGGGCGTTCTAATATGGATCCATCAAAGCTTGCAACAGAGAAAGTTGAACCTCTCAATAG TCATGTAAAAGAGAAGGTGAAGACCTCACAGAAGAGGAAGGCCAGTCCCAAAACGATGAAGGAGAGAGACATCCCATCCAACAGCTACCTTTACGCGTGTGAAAGTCTGCTCTCCATAATTGTCAACAGGAAGCAGCAGGGCAGGAATGCAATCGCCTCGTTGAAGAAATCTGGTCCTCAGCTCAATGATCTTCTGACCGGTTTTTCTGCCAGCATTGCTGGAACTGGTGTTGCTGTTGTCCTAGGAGTTGTCTGCAGAGTTTTGTGCAACCAGGTGCCATTCTGCGCATCAAAACTTTTGAGCACCGGATTCGGTTTAGGGCTAGTTTGGCTTTCTTCAGCTGtgaatagattgaagaacacgGTTATCTCTATCAGCAAATCTTCTGGGAAGTTGGGTGCTCACGAAGAGGAAATGATGGACCAATTGGATAGAAATTTGAAGGATGTTTGGTTCCGAGTAGCAGCAGTGATGACGGTTGCAGTGCTGCAGTTGGCTTGA